Proteins co-encoded in one Arachis stenosperma cultivar V10309 chromosome 7, arast.V10309.gnm1.PFL2, whole genome shotgun sequence genomic window:
- the LOC130940654 gene encoding pre-mRNA-processing-splicing factor 8A — protein sequence MWNNGQIAPPGTTVPPIPPPPAPQPSYTVLPPVPPAPAPPETEADAEARLEEKARKWQQLNSKRYSDKRKFGFVETQKEDMPPEHVRKIIRDHGDMSSKKYRHDKRVYLGALKFIPHAVYKLLENMPMPWEQVRDVRVLYHISGAITFVNEIPWVVEPIYLAQWGTMWIMMRREKRDRRHFKRMRFPPFDDEEPPLDYADNILDVDPLEPIQLELDEEEDSAVYTWFYDHKPLVKTKLINGPSYRRWHLSLPIMATLHRLAGQLLSDLIDRNYFYLFDMESFFTAKALNMCIPGGPKFEPLYRDMEKGDEDWNEFNDINKLIIRSPLRTEYRIAFPHLYNNRPRKVKLCVYHTPMVMYIKTEDPDLPAFYYDPLIHPITSANKERRDKRIYDEDEDDDWTLPDGVEPLLKDTQLYTDTTAAGISLLFAPRPFNMRSGRMRRAEDIPLVSDWYKEHCPPSYPVKVRVSYQKLLKCFVLNELHHRPPKAQKKKHLFRSLQATKFFQTTELDWVEAGLQVCRQGYNMLNLLIHRKNLNYLHLDYNFNLKPVKTLTTKERKKSRFGNAFHLCREILRLTKLVVDANVQFRLGNVDAFQLADGLQYTFSHVGQLTGMYRYKYRLMRQIRMCKDLKHLIYYRFNTGPVGKGPGCGFWAPMWRVWLFFLRGIVPLLERWLGNLLARQFEGRHSKGVAKTVTKQRVESHFDLELRAAVMHDVLDAMPEGIKQNKARTILQHLSEAWRCWKANIPWKVPGLPVPIENMILRYVKSKADWWTNVAHYNRERIRRGATVDKTVCRKNLGRLTRLWLKAEQERQHNYLKDGPYVTPEEAVAIYTTTVHWLESRKFSPIPFPPLSYKHDTKLLILALERLKESYSVAVRLNQLQREELGLIEQAYDNPHEALSRIKRHLLTQRAFKEVGIEFMDLYSYLIPVYEIEPLEKITDAYLDQYLWYEGDKRHLFPNWIKPADSEPPPLLVYKWCQGINNLQGIWDTGDGQCVVMLQTKFEKFFEKIDLTMLNRLLRLVLDHNIADYVTAKNNVVLSYKDMSHTNSYGLIRGLQFASFVVQYYGLVLDLLLLGLTRASEIAGPPQMPNEFITYWDTKVETRHPIRLYSRYIDRVHILFRFTHEEARDLIQRYLTEHPDPNNENMVGYNNKKCWPRDARMRLMKHDVNLGRSVFWDMKNRLPRSITTLEWENSFVSVYSKDNPNLLFSMCGFEVRILPKIRMTQEAFSNTRDGVWNLQNEQTKERTAVAFLRVDDEHMKVFENRVRQILMSSGSTTFTKIVNKWNTALIGLMTYFREATVHTQELLDLLVKCENKIQTRIKIGLNSKMPSRFPPVIFYTPKEIGGLGMLSMGHILIPQSDLRYSQQTDVGVTHFRSGMSHEEDQLIPNLYRYIQPWESEFIDSQRVWAEYALKRQEAQAQNRRLTLEDLEDSWDRGIPRINTLFQKDRHTLAYDKGWRVRTDFKQYQVLKQNPFWWTHQRHDGKLWNLNNYRTDVIQALGGVEGILEHTLFKGTYFPTWEGLFWEKASGFEESMKYKKLTNAQRSGLNQIPNRRFTLWWSPTINRANVYVGFQVQLDLTGIFMHGKIPTLKISLIQIFRAHLWQKIHESVVMDLCQVLDQELDALEIETVQKETIHPRKSYKMNSSCADILLFAAHRWPMSKPSLVAESKDVFDQKASNKYWIDVQLRWGDYDSHDIERYTRAKFMDYTTDNMSIYPSPTGVMIGIDLAYNLHSAFGNWFPGSKPLLQQAMNKIMKSNPALYVLRERIRKGLQLYSSEPTEPYLSSQNYGEIFSNQIIWFVDDTNVYRVTIHKTFEGNLTTKPINGAIFIFNPRTGQLFLKVIHTSVWAGQKRLGQLAKWKTAEEVAALVRSLPVEEQPKQIIVTRKGMLDPLEVHLLDFPNIVIKGSELQLPFQACLKIEKFGGLILKATEPQMVLFNIYDDWLKSISSYTAFSRLILILRALHVNNEKAKMLLKPDKTIITEPHHIWPSLTDDQWMKVEVALRDLILSDYAKKNNVNTSALTQSEIRDIILGAEITPPSQQRQQIAEIEKQAHEANQVTAVTTKTTNVHGEELIVTTTSPYEQAAFGSKTDWRVRAISATNLYLRVNHIYVNSEDIKETGYTYIMPKNILKKFICIADLRTQIAGYLYGISPPDNPQVKEIRCIVMPPQWGTHQQVHLPAALPEHDFLNDLEPLGWMHTQPNELPQLSPQDLTSHAKILESNKQWDGEKCIILTCSFTPGSCSLTAYKLTPSGYEWGRVNKDTGSNPHGYLPTHYEKVQMLLSDRFLGFYMTPDNGPWNYNFMGVRHASGMKYGVKLGTPKEYYHEDHRPTHFLEFSNMEEGETIAEGDREDTFS from the exons ATGTGGAACAACGGCCAGATTGCCCCGCCCGGAACCACCGTTCCACCCATTCCTCCACCTCCTGCGCCTCAGCCTTCCTACACGGTGCTTCCGCCAGTGCCTCCAGCTCCTGCCCCACCGGAAACCGAGGCCGATGCGGAGGCGCGGCTCGAGGAGAAGGCCAGGAAATGGCAGCAGTTGAATTCGAAGCGCTACAGCGACAAGAGGAAGTTCGGTTTTGTGGAGACGCAGAAAGAGGACATGCCTCCCGAGCATGTCAGGAAAATCATCAG GGATCATGGTGATATGTCTTCAAAGAAATATCGTCATGATAAACGTGTTTATCTTGGAGCACTCAAATTCATCCCGCATGCCGTTTACAAGCTCCTGGAAAACATGCCTATGCCGTGGGAGCAG gtccGTGATGTAAGGGTCTTGTATCATATTTCTGGGGCTATCACGTTTGTCAATGAAATACCCTGGGTTGTGGAGCCTATATATCTGGCACAG TGGGGTACAATGTGGATCATgatgagaagagagaaaagggaTCGTCGCCATTTCAAGAGGATGCGGTTTCCCCCATTTGATGATGAAGAGCCTCCGTTAGACTATGCTGATAACATTTTAGATGTTGATCCTTTAGAGCCTATTCAGCTGGAGttggatgaagaagaagattcTGCTGTGTATACTTGGTTTTATGACCATAAGCCTCTTGTGAAAACAAAGCTCATTAATGGTCCTAGTTACCGCAGATGGCATCTTTCCCTTCCTATAATGGCAACCCTGCATCGCTTGGCTGGGCAGCTTCTTTCTGATTTAATTGATCGCAACTATTTCTATTTATTTGACATGGAATCATTCTTCACCGCAAAGGCTTTGAACATGTGCATACCTG GTGGCCCTAAATTTGAGCCTCTCTATCGTGACATGGAGAAGGGAGATGAGGACTGGAATGAGTTCAATGACATCAATAAACTCATTATAAGGTCCCCTTTGCGGACAGAGTACAGAATCGCCTTTCCTCATCTTTATAACAATAGGCCTCGCAAAGTAAAACTTTGCGTGTATCATACTCCCATGGTGATGTACATAAAAACTGAAGATCCTGATCTACCTGCTTTCTACTATGACCCCTTAATACACCCAATAACAAGTGCCAACAAGGAACGGCGGGACAAGAGAATTTATGATGAGGATGAGGACGATGATTGGACATTGCCAGATGGTGTTGAACCTTTGCTTAAAGATACCCAACTTTATACAGATACCACTGCTGCTGGAATCTCCTTGCTGTTTGCTCCCCGTCCTTTTAACATGAGGTCTGGTCGGATGAGGAGAGCTGAGGATATTCCTCTTGTATCAGATTGGTATAAGGAGCACTG TCCTCCATCTTATCCAGTTAAAGTTCGGGTTAGTTATCAGAAGTTACTCAAGTGTTTTGTGTTGAATGAGCTGCATCATAGACCTCCTAAGGCTCAGAAAAAGAAACATTTATTCCGATCTCTTCAAGCAACCAAGTTTTTTCAAACTACGGAACTGGATTGGGTTGAAGCGGGTCTTCAAGTTTGTAGACAGGGGTATAACATGTTGAATCTCTTGATACACAGGAAAAATTTGAACTACCTTCACCTGGActataatttcaatcttaagCCTGTCAAAACCTTGACAACAAAGGAAAGGAAGAAGTCACGGTTTGGTAATGCCTTTCATCTTTGTCGTGAGATCCTTCGTTTGACGAAACTTGTGGTTGATGCCAATGTTCAGTTCCGCTTGGGTAATGTTGATGCTTTCCAGCTGGCAGATGGCCTCCAATATACTTTTTCACATGTTGGTCAATTGACTGGTATGTATCGATATAAGTATAGGCTTATGCGACAAATAAGAATGTGCAAAGACTTGAAGCATTTGATCTACTACCGCTTTAACACTGGGCCAGTTGGGAAGGGACCTGGTTGTGGATTTTGGGCACCCATGTGGAGGGTATGGTTGTTCTTTCTTCGTGGTATTGTTCCCCTTCTTGAGAGATGGCTAGGCAATTTACTTGCACGGCAGTTTGAGGGTAGGCACTCAAAAGGTGTAGCGAAGACTGTCACCAAACAGCGTGTTGAGAGCCACTTTGACTTGGAGCTTCGAGCAGCCGTTATGCATGATGTGCTTGATGCCATGCCAGAAGGTATAAAACAAAATAAGGCAAGAACTATATTGCAACATTTGAGCGAGGCATGGCGTTGTTGGAAAGCAAATATTCCTTGGAAG GTTCCTGGTCTGCCTGTTCCTATAGAGAACATGATCCTTCGATATGTGAAATCAAAAGCAGACTGGTGGACAAATGTTGCTCATTATAATCGTGAGCGTATAAGAAGAGGTGCAACTGTTGACAAGACTGTCTGTCGTAAGAATCTAGGAAGATTGACACGTCTCTGGCTTAAAGCAGAGCAG GAGCGACAACACAATTATTTGAAAGATGGTCCATATGTCACTCCAGAAGAAGCTGTTGCTATATATACAACAACAGTTCATTGGTTGGAATCACGGAAGTTCTCCCCTATTCCATTTCCACCTCTATCATACAAGCATGACACAAAGTTGCTCATTCTTGCACTTGAGAGATTGAAAGAGTCCTATAGTGTTGCAGTGCGACTAAATCAACTGCAAAGAGAGGAGTTGGGGCTCATTGAGCAAGCTTATGACAATCCTCATGAAGCTTTGTCACGAATCAAGCGACACCTTTTGACACAGCGTGCATTCAAAGAA GTTGGTATAGAGTTTATGGATTTATATAGCTACTTGATTCCAGTCTATGAGATAGAGCCTCTGGAGAAGATCACAGATGCATATCTTGATCAGTACCTGTGGTACGAAGGTGATAAGCGTCATCTCTTTCCAAACTGGATCAAGCCAGCAGATTCAGAGCCACCACCTCTTTTGGTTTACAAATGGTGTCAGGGTATAAATAATTTGCAAGGTATATGGGACACCGGTGATGGTCAGTGTGTTGTGATGCTGCAAACCAAGTTTGAGAAGTTCTTTGAAAAGATTGATTTAACAATGCTAAACAG ACTTCTGCGACTGGTTCTGGACCATAATATTGCTGATTATGTCACTGCAAAGAACAATGTTGTGCTGTCATACAAGGATATGAGCCATACAAATTCATATGGTCTTATACGTGGTCTACAGTTTGCATCCTTTGTTGTCCAATATTATGGGTTGGTATTGGATCTATTGCTTCTTGGACTGACTCGTGCTAGTGAGATTGCTGGCCCACCACAAATGCCAAATGAATTTATAACTTACTGGGACACAAAAGTTGAGACAAGGCATCCCATTAGGCTGTATTCTCGGTACATAGATCGGGTTCATATATTATTTCGCTTTACCCATGAGGAGGCTCGAGATCTTATTCAGCGATATCTCACCGAACACCCTGATCCCAACAATGAGAATATGGTGGGCTACAATAATAAGAAGTGCTGGCCAAGAGATGCAAGAATGAGGCTTATGAAACATGATG TTAATCTTGGGAGAAGTGTCTTTTGGGATATGAAGAATCGCCTTCCTCGTAGTATCACAACTTTAGAATGGGAGAATAGCTTTGTTTCTGTTTACAGCAAAGACAATCCGAACTTGCTCTTTAGCAT GTGCGGATTCGAAGTACGGATACTCCCAAAAATTAGAATGACACAAGAAGCATTTAGCAACACAAGAGATGGTGTCTGGAATCTACAGAATGAACAGACAAAAGAAAGGACAGCTGTGGCTTTCCTAAGGGTTGATGATGAGCACATGAAAGTGTTTGAGAACCGTGTTAGGCAGATTCTTATGTCTTCTGGTTCGACTACATTCACAAAAATTGTCAATAAGTGGAATACAGCTTTAATAG GGCTCATGACCTACTTCCGAGAAGCTACTGTACATACTCAAGAGCTGTTAGATTTGCTTGTTAAATGTGAAAATAAAATTCAGACTCGTATTAAGATTGGGCTCAATTCAAAGATGCCTAGCAG GTTTCCACCTGTCATCTTCTATACTCCCAAAGAAATTGGAGGGCTCGGAATGTTGTCCATGGGTCATATTTTGATTCCACAAAGTGACCTTCGGTATAGCCAACAGACAGATGTTGGTGTAACCCACTTCAGGAGTGGGATGAGCCATGAGGAGGACCAGTTGATTCCCAATCTTTATCGCTATATACAG CCTTGGGAGAGTGAATTCATTGATTCTCAGCGAGTCTGGGCAGAATATGCATTGAAAAGGCAGGAAGCACAAGCACAAAACAGACGTCTGACCCTTGAAGATTTGGAA GATTCTTGGGATAGAGGAATACCACGTATTAACACACTGTTTCAGAAGGATAGACACACATTGGCTTATGATAAAGGATGGAGGGTGCGAACAGACTTCAAGCAATACCAAGTTCTGAAACAAAATCCCTTTTGGTGGACGCACCAAAGACATGATGGAAAGTTGTGGAACTTGAACAATTACCGAACCGATGTTATTCAAGCTCTTGGAGGTGTCGAAGGAATTCTCGAACATACTCTGTTCAAAGGAACATA TTTTCCCACTTGGGAAGGTCTCTTCTGGGAGAAGGCGTCAGGCTTCGAGGAATCTATGAAGTATAAGAAGCTCACCAATGCTCAGAGATCTGGTCTGAATCAAATCCCCAACCGTAGATTCACTCTTTGGTGGTCTCCAACCATAAATCGTGCCAATGTTTATGTGGGTTTCCAAGTGCAGCTAGATCTGACTGGTATTTTCATGCACGGGAAGATTCCTACCCTGAAGATCTCTCTTATTCAGATATTCAGAGCTCACTTGTGGCAGAAGATCCATGAAAGTGTTGTGATGGATCTCTGCCAGGTTTTGGATCAAGAGTTGGATGCTCTAGAGATTGAAACTGTCCAGAAGGAAACAATCCATCCAAGGAAGAGTTACAAAATGAACAGCTCTTGTGCAGACATTCTTCTTTTTGCTGCCCATAGGTGGCCAATGTCAAAGCCCAGCCTTGTGGCTGAATCTAAGGATGTCTTTGATCAGAAGGCAAGCAATAAGTACTGGATTGATGTCCAACTTCGGTGGGGTGATTATGACTCTCATGATATTGAGCGTTACACTCGGGCCAAATTCATGGATTACACGACGGATAATATGTCTATATATCCATCGCCTACTG GGGTAATGATTGGCATCGATTTGGCATATAACTTGCACTCTGCATTTGGGAACTGGTTCCCTGGGTCGAAACCACTGCTTCAGCAGGCCATGAATAAGATCATGAAG TCTAATCCTGCACTGTATGTGCTGAGGGAACGTATCAGGAAAGGTCTGCAGTTGTACTCTTCTGAGCCCACTGAACCATATCTGTCTTCTCAAAACTATGGAGAGATATTCAGCAACCAAATAATATGGTTTGTTGATGACACTAATGTGTATCGTGTTACAATCCACAAAACTTTTGAAGGAAATCTTACAACAAAACCTATCAATGGTGCCATATTTATTTTCAATCCGAGGACTGGACAACTGTTTTTGAAG GTTATACATACAAGTGTATGGGCTGGTCAAAAGCGTCTTGGTCAGTTGGCAAAGTGGAAAACTGCGGAAGAAGTTGCTGCTCTTGTAAGGTCATTGCCAGTTGAAGAACAGCCTAAGCAAATCATAGTCACTCGTAAAGGAATGTTGGATCCATTGGAGGTTCATCTGCTGGACTTCCCCAACATTGTCATTAAAGGAAGTGAACTTCAGCTTCCTTTCCAGGCTTGTTTGAAGATCGAGAAATTTGGGGGTCTTATTTTGAAGGCCACAGAACCGCAAATGGTTTTGTTCAACATTTATGATGACTGGCTGAAGAGTATTTCGTCATATACTGCATTCTCCAGGCTGATTCTGATTCTGCGTGCTCTTCATGTGAATAATGAGAAGGCAAAAATGCTACTGAAACCTGACAAAACAATCATCACTGAACCTCATCATATCTGGCCGTCTCTAACTGATGACCAGTGGATGAAG GTGGAGGTTGCATTAAGAGATCTCATACTCTCAGATTATGCTAAGAAAAATAATGTGAATACTTCAGCTCTGACTCAGTCTGAAATCCGGGATATTATACTTGGTGCTGAGATTACCCCACCATCTCAACAGAGGCAACAGATTGCAGAGATTGAAAAACAG GCACATGAAGCAAACCAGGTTACAGCTGTAACAACGAAGACCACAAATGTTCATGGTGAAGAACTTATAGTGACCACTACTAGTCCATATGAGCAAGCTGCTTTTGGTTCCAAGACTGACTGGCGTGTTAGAGCAATATCAGCCACCAACTTATACCTTCGTGTAAACCATATATATGTGAACTCAGAGGACATAAAG GAAACTGGATACACATACATTATGCCAAAGAACATTTTGAAGAAGTTCATATGCATAGCAGATCTTCGGACACAAATTGCTGGGTATCTGTATGGCATAAGTCCTCCAGACAACCCTCAGGTTAAGGAAATCCGTTGTATTGTGATGCCACCACAGTGGGGGACTCATCAACAAGTCCATCTCCCGGCGGCTCTTCCAGAGCACGATTTCTTGAATGACTTGGAGCCGTTGGGATGGATGCATACTCAACCAAATGAACTTCCTCA